From the genome of Perca fluviatilis chromosome 1, GENO_Pfluv_1.0, whole genome shotgun sequence, one region includes:
- the LOC120567288 gene encoding uncharacterized protein LOC120567288 gives MRSCSRFLLVYLLGSCFGAARAQSNATCTTVETCGQVPDPTSHFLQCVGLPSNDTGRDHMRRLKGMLEATMDVYTFMRSSMTGVPLLSLQGALELDPGADPLQNEALVQMWMEVTIKPLLKSINKHFLSCLSTKTFSCSTYQTVVRELSHHYSEMNPVRQKWIYTFFMYPFLSGDRVAGCVSPQESSEEWLLKNFGAFRAMARIKDFSTLNMVFSGLEVLNLLSPAQKAELLLMPEVAGLDNDTLSLVFHSLLTGGSGPPPTPSPGGASYWTSPGADQNLTYPGGNQNWTFPGGNQNWTYPGGNQNWTFPGADQNWTYPGGNQNWTYPGGNQNWTFPGGNQNWTYPGGNQNWTYPGGNQNLTYPGGNQNWTYPGGNQNWTYPGGNQNWTFPGGNQNWTSSGYPSTYPPYPTYDPYPPPSPENSLRQVVNGFMMAFKPIGSFVHNFVSFTQQRNVSEIRSTTLTQFLLNWTLAELADTYRQQEPSVVPETPTFDVTNVEDWYQYVVMPVLQSFLPNDGALMHQNIILAFHQLFYLNNSMDNNTSETVSEVQDVCSITLDKNPCGLTDAVENVAHVLHCAARSNLTVSEETVMRLIVELTERLNLLIKELSTTNFHEVASDFQQIFGKAESLSLTQEHLNDPDFIKLWFQIKLVPLLPYVPIDILSCLSTKNFSCPVFQTLVAEFGKHEPSVYPNYEIYQRHVPVLLSVTIPAYTPQVIPRCFSSNQSEWLLNNFGVYSSIIRITDFYKLNSNFSGLEVLPLLSPSQIADLLILPLPTPPEKDVAIDRVFDFLLEFPEYMKLPEVLRSLLQHIDKIPCDVFKHIFERLYGAIPLLPPDLEPVIWDYINMLINQAPDPACVPENVKCPITQYNGSEVCRGVNSSDLNSYLNTHMEVPCNFALETYACAQLENFTANQLVSLIECNLPGNSKYSKVLWKMLLTKLSFVLDPALDVLANMPMATVGPSASQILDVIWEMRVSLLTDEQLMNSSVIAKWFSGRLRKFLPPESGSFLRCLSGRNLSCASYQQILQELIRNFNTPGNQRFGVFHDFVLRFLSQPNSGSGCGSVSNGSAEWLMQNLGPFSEFLSLQQLLDLNPYFNPLEALQLLTPVQDAELVLTFPTSVEKSVVINMVFDYLTKSSDETNFRLFLRYLVYYHFQGKIPCSSYKLLFARMDLAIPTVSLAAASDIAITKMQLSLYTPPGCLIYTSECNVTMINETDICVGVNSTVLQLDLSGGMTERVCDFAVEEFACASLSTLQAADLAAVLACNRSSNSSGSRPAWKLLLSKASNVLDAALDLLTNTTLDPSNPAVSVILDSILEIRLDTFSKASLNDPALIQLWFNQQLRPFLPAVSPDFLSCLSTKGLDCSAYQHIVQILSSVQPRMTLTRQISVYTHFIKAYLTSNNTDCSSNTSNSGEWLQKNFGGFSVFASFQDLQMIYPNFIAMEALPLLTIRQLADVSATPNQLTSPDQVAMVMQYIPSQFLADFFDDFSPAILGHEDMLPIVVRSAMLQVVFDRANLSDPAVSDSVVSLWLQKRLPPLLVDLSLENVAPFFRILAGRNCSIEQQGVEDLNSTISSLSAVTQKEIYNNIVQTLTEPIPLQCYGDNYNRSFYSFLESSFMGFQFPNVTTFLSLMPLDRVHQLVNSIPPSDLADFLRRPDVVDNDAELCVIYSNYVQTPMFLETESLPDVVRRPTLPCVWPMALSSSDKSEVNAWFDQRLKSYLGFLTKSLISPNITHNSSCLAFQKLVSVLGEYNYTGADFTRQDVFNTISAYLTSATVPRCYDPSDPELNSTAWFVEYIGPFIPFLTLEDLQMFGSAQVIQVFTVNPLNIALLQYSGLPLNLTNYYTQLIYQQDSNFDPLLLPLLWRCVAPGPAFNQLTSEESITVLQNLTTLCTALNPEVAAALAGNFGDNINAAAITALGSQSSGLSTGQINMIKPEDLYAALFTLSSVTDWNEGQARAIILSLMSSGLVKINSSSTLFMLGSLVVGVPAKIFGSISGSQLLTSSKNPSFLGYMLSAPQVVQQIFVTQIVSVNSNSDTIIQNVPDEMATQIPRAQLLGFSNNGSVITTLNQKTWKPQQVELFFEIIAVESATAVLGSPNNLSSSVLQGFTCTGVRNVEKVQIKKLIKACRRKGRKKVPLVETQLTCMYNYIKNDSDATSFDLYPPDVLLYYDYSLVPQASCRFYFQQLAEADFSVFSSILSYKLTALFANARSCLGITNTTLTADTISVLGNMCCTLDGTYIENSDPSILEKLKNCPDLTNAQAAAVEALLQSGKTQYGAPSTWDYQTLKNLGMLPLYLTSTFYSNFDKKTKQMFLEYFLKVIASNGVDRQKKARMMEEIRKSNRKQVKSKRSIVNGCTVGTITQVTISDETFPFNYDDITQFNCCLSASTVKDNLAAITMKVDQVEYLQIVLSKLREAYAANSTIPEDQVQVLGPASRVASISDINLWTITQIDTLSALMDPSNGPWDPSMAKAIISKYLSNEGNTLGSAELNAIGGANLCSLDVEVLKNISQESLKEADALMVSNCTTEKKEVLFTIATQAFATMTRSTVPVSSYQLTQPFIGGASLDYVRSLVPSNINMDMATFTSLDPNVVLNLTVSDVQGLLGSNVADLKSYENQTLVQNWITRQSQTELNTLGVGLVGGRAASTATTISPTTTTGSATITNSQTTTTGLATITNSQTTTTGSATATISPTTTTSSPTSTNSQTTTTGSTTSTNSQTTTTSSPTSTNSQTTTTSSPTITNSQTTTTGSPTSTNSQTTTTSSPTSTNSQTTTTGSPTSTNSQTTTTSSPTSTNSQTTTTSSPASTNSQTTTTGSPTSTNSQTTTTSSPTSTNSQTTTTGSTTITNSQTTTTGSPTSTNLQTTTTGSATATNSQTTTTGSPTSTNSQTTTTGSPTSTNSQTTTTGSPTITNSPNTGSPTFSSTTKTTSSNTTTGNNGARIRADGGFSFLVLAFLIASLV, from the exons ATGAGATCATGCAGCCGATTCCTACTGGTTTACCTACTGGGGAGCTGCTTTG GGGCAGCAAGGGCACAGAG caatgcaacCTGCACTACTGTCGAAACGTGTGGCCAG GTGCCAGATCCGACCTCTCACTTCCTCCAGTGTGTGGGATTGCCTTCGAATGACACAGGGAGAGATCACATGCGGAGGCTGAAAGGAATGCTTGAAGCGACGATGGATGTGTACACCTTCATG AGGTCCAGCATGACAGGAGTGCCACTTCTCAGCCTGCAGGGGGCCCTGGAATTAGACCCCGGAGCAGACCCCCTTCAGAACGAAGCCCTGGTCCAGATGTGGATGGAGGTCACGATAAAACCACTGCTGAAATCTATCAACAAACACTTCCTGTCCTGCCTCAGCACGAAGACCTTCAGCTGCTCCACCTACCAGACTGT GGTGAGGGAGCTCAGCCACCATTATTCTGAGATGAATCCAGTCAGACAAAAGTGGATCTACACATTCTTTATGTACCCCTTTCTGTCTGGAGACAGAGTAGCTG GTTGTGTGAGTCCACAGGAGAGCAGTGAGGAGTGGTTGCTGAAGAATTTTGGTGCCTTCAGAGCCATGGCCCGAATTAAGGATTTTTCAACACTTAACATGGTCTTCAGCGGA TTGGAGGTTCTGAACCTGCTGTCTCCAGCGCAGAAAGCTGAGCTGCTGCTGATGCCTGAGGTTGCAGGTTTAGACAACGACACCCTAAGCCTGGTCTTCCACAGTTTGTTGACAGGGGGCTCTGGCCCTCCACCCACACCCAGCCCTGGAGGTGCCTCCTACTGGACGAGCCCTGGAGCTGACCAAAACTTGACCTATCCTGGTGGTAACCAAAACTGGACCTTTCCTGGTGGTAACCAAAACTGGACCTATCCTGGTGGTAACCAAAACTGGACCTTTCCTGGTGCTGACCAAAACTGGACCTATCCTGGTGGTAACCAAAACTGGACCTATCCTGGTGGTAACCAAAACTGGACCTTTCCTGGTGGTAACCAAAACTGGACCTATCCTGGTGGTAACCAAAACTGGACCTATCCTGGTGGTAACCAAAACTTGACCTATCCTGGTGGTAACCAAAACTGGACCTATCCTGGTGGTAACCAAAACTGGACCTATCCTGGTGGTAACCAAAACTGGACCTTTCCTGGTGGTAACCAAAACTGGACGAGCTCTGGATACCCTTCTACCTATCCTCCATATCCCACATATGACCCATACCCACCACCGTCCCCAGAGAACAGCCTCAGACAG GTTGTGAATGGGTTCATGATGGCTTTTAAACCCATTGGGAGCTTCGTTCATAACTTTGTGTCCTTCACACAACAG AGGAACGTGTCAGAAATAAGAAGCACCACTCTGACCCAGTTCCTACTTAACTGGACTCTGGCTGAGCTGGCAGACACGTACAGGCAACAAGAACCATCTGTAGTTCCAGAAACGCCAACGTTTGATGTGACAAATGTGGAGGATTGGTACCAGTATGTCGTGATGCCGGTGTTACAAAGCTTCCTACCGAATGACGGGGCCCTCATGCATCAAAACATCATACTCGCCTTCCACCAATTATT CTATCTAAATAATAGTATGGACAACAACACCTCTGAAACTGTCAGTGAAGTGCAGGATGTCTGTAGCATCACGCTCGATAAGAATCCTTGCGGG CTGACTGATGCGGTGGAAAATGTGGCCCATGTTTTGCACTGCGCTGCTCGTAGCAACCTGACAGTATCCGAGGAGACGGTCATGAGATTGATTGTAGAGCTGACAGAACGTCTGAACTTACTGATCAAAGAGTTGTCAACAACA AACTTCCACGAGGTGGCGTCCGACTTTCAGCAGATCTTTGGCAAGGCAGAGTCTCTGTCTCTGACCCAAGAACATCTGAATGACCCAGACTTCATCAAGCTCTGGTTTCAGATCAAACTGGTTCCTCTTCTGCCTTACGTCCCCATAGACATTCTATCCTGCCTCAGCACCAAGAACTTCTCCTGCCCAGTTTTCCAAACCCT TGTGGCAGAATTTGGCAAACATGAGCCTTCAGTGTATCCTAATTATGAAATCTATCAGCGTCACGTCCCTGTCCTGCTATCCGTCACCATTCCTGCTTACACTCCCCAGGTAA TACCCCGGTGTTTCTCCTCCAATCAAAGTGAATGGCTGCTGAACAACTTTGGTGTCTACTCAAGTATCATCCGCATCACTGACTTCTACAAGCTCAACTCTAACTTCTCTGGA CTGGAGGTTCTTCCACTCTTGTCTCCAAGTCAGATAGCAGACTTGCTGATTTTACCTCTTCCTACTCCACCTGAGAAAGACGTTGCTATTGACCGAGTATTTGACTTCCTATTGGAGTTTCCTGAATACATGAAACTTCCAGAGGTCCTGAGAAGCCTCCTCCAACACATCGATAAG ATACCCTGTGATGTCTTCAAACACAT CTTTGAGAGATTATACGGAGCCATACCACTTCTGCCACCAGATTTGGAACCAGTCATCTGGGATTATATAAATATGCTGATAAACCAGGCACCAGATCCAG CGTGCGTACCAGAGAATGTCAAG TGCCCAATTACCCAGTACAATG GTTCTGAAGTCTGCAGAGGAGTTAACAG CTCTGACCTGAACTCTTACCTAAACACACATATGGAAGTTCCCTGCAATTTTGCCTTGGAGACATATGCATGTGCACAG CTGGAGAACTTCACAGCCAATCAGCTGGTGTCTCTTATAGAGTGTAACCTGCCTGGAAACAGCAAGTACTCCAAAGTGCTGTGGAAGATGCTGCTGACGAAGCTATCATTTGTCTTGGACCCAGCTCTGGACGTGCTGGCTAACATG CCCATGGCCACGGTTGGTCCATCGGCGTCTCAGATTTTGGATGTGATTTGGGAGATGAGAGTGTCACTGCTGACTGATGAGCAGCTGATGAACAGCAGTGTCATCGCGAAGTGGTTCTCCGGCCGTCTGAGAAAGTTCCTGCCACCTGAATCAGGAAGCTTCCTGCGCTGTCTGAGCGGCAGAAACCTCAGCTGTGCTTCATACCAGCAAAT ACTGCAGGAACTGATCCGCAATTTTAATACCCCCGGAAATCAACGGTTTGGGGTCTTCCATGATTTCGTCCTCCGTTTCCTGTCACAGCCAAACTCAG GTTCAGGCTGTGGTTCTGTTTCCAATGGCAGTGCAGAGTGGCTAATGCAGAATCTGGGTCCATTTTCTGAGTTTTTGTCCCTTCAACAGCTGCTTGATCTCAACCCATACTTCAACCCT CTAGAGGCCCTACAACTCCTTACTCCGGTACAGGATGCAGAGCTGGTGTTGACTTTTCCTACTTCTGTAGAGAAATCCGTCGTCATAAATATGGTTTTTGATTACCTGACTAAGTCTTCTGATGAGACGAACTTTCGCTTGTTCCTTCGTTACCTTGTCTATTACCATTTCCAG GGAAAAATACCCTGTTCATCATACAAACTACT GTTTGCCAGAATGGACTTGGCCATTCCTACAGTTTCTCTTGCTGCAGCTTCAGACATCGCGATCACCAAGATGCAGTTATCCTTGTACACACCACCAG GTTGTCTCATATACACTTCAGAG TGCAATGTTACCATGATAAATG aaacagacattTGTGTTGGAGTGAACAG CACAGTGCTGCAGCTCGACCTCAGCGGAGGGATGACCGAACGTGTCTGTGACTTTGCTGTTGAGGAATTTGCCTGTGCCTCA CTGTCAACGCTGCAAGCAGCAGATCTGGCGGCGGTGTTGGCGTGTAATCGCTCCTCCAACTCCAGCGGCTCAAGACCAGCCTGGAAGCTTCTCCTCTCCAAAGCCTCAAATGTGCTGGATGCAGCTCTGGATCTTCTAACCAACACG aCTCTGGACCCCAGTAATCCTGCAGTTTCAGTGATTTTAGACTCTATACTTGAAATCCGATTGGACACATTCAGCAAGGCCAGCCTCAATGATCCCGCCCTCATCCAGCTGTGGTTCAATCAGCAGCTTCGCCCATTCCTGCCCGCCGTTTCCCCCGATTTCCTCTCATGTCTCAGCACGAAGGGGTTGGACTGTAGCGCCTATCAGCACAT CGTGCAGATTTTGAGCAGCGTCCAGCCACGCATGACACTCACCAGGCAGATTTCTGTCTACACACACTTCATCAAGGCTTACCTGACCTCGAATAACACAG aCTGCAGCTCAAACACTAGCAACAGTGGAGAGTGGCTGCAGAAGAACTTCGGAGGTTTCTCTGTCTTCGCGTCCTTCCAGGACCTGCAGATGATTTATCCCAACTTCATAGCG atgGAAGCCTTACCGCTGCTGACCATCAGACAGCTGGCTGACGTGTCGGCCACACCCAACCAGCTCACCTCTCCTGACCAGGTTGCCATGGTGATGCAGTATATACCCAGCCAATTCCTTGCTGACTTCTTTGATGACTTCTCACCTGCTATCCTG GGTCATGAAGACATGTTGCCCATTGTGGTGAGGTCAGCCATGTTGCAAGTTGTGTTTGATCGGGCAAACCTCTCAGATCCCGCGGTGAGTGACTCAGTTGTGTCGCTGTGGCTCCAAAAACGACTGCCCCCCCTGCTGGTTGACCTGTCACTGGAGAATGTCGCACCGTTCTTCAGAATACTGGCGGGAAGAAACTGCAGCATCGAGCAGCAGGG tGTTGAAGACCTGAATTCAACAATCTCCTCTCTCAGTGCTGTTACACAGAAAGAAATCTACAACAACATCGTTCAGACTCTCACAG AACCGATACCTCTGCAGTGCTACGGTGACAACTACAACCGCAGTTTCTACAGTTTCCTGGAGAGCTCATTCATGGGATTCCAGTTTCCCAACGTCACCACCTTCCTGTCCCTCATGCCTCTTGACAGGGTgcatcag CTGGTGAACTCCATACCTCCATCAGATCTTGCAGATTTTCTCCGTCGCCCTGATGTTGTCGACAACGATGCAGAGCTCTGTGTGATCTACAGCAACTACGTCCAGACACCGATGTTCCTAGAGACC GAGTCTCTCCCAGATGTGGTGCGGCGGCCCACCCTGCCTTGCGTCTGGCCCATGGCGCTCAGCAGCTCCGACAAGTCAGAGGTCAACGCCTGGTTTGACCAACGCCTCAAAAGCTATTTGGGCTTCCTCACAAAGAGTCTGATCAGCCCCAATATAACACACAACTCCTCCTGCCTGGCCTTCCAAAAGCT CGTGTCAGTACTTGGGGAATACAACTACACTGGTGCAGACTTTACGAGACAAGATGTGTTCAACACCATCAGCGCATACCTCACCTCAG CGACGGTGCCAAGGTGTTACGACCCCAGCGATCCAGAACTAAACTCCACAGCCTGGTTTGTTGAGTACATCGGCCCTTTCATACCTTTCCTCACTCTGGAGGATCTTCAGATGTTTGGATCTGCACAG gTTATCCAGGTGTTCACGGTGAACCCTCTGAATATCGCTCTCCTCCAATACTCCGGTTTACCTCTCAACCTCACCAACTACTACACCCAGCTCATTTATCAACAGGACAGCAACTTCGACCCCTTACT aCTTCCTCTGTTGTGGCGGTGTGTCGCTCCTGGTCCAGCATTCAACCAGCTAACATCAGAAGAAAGTATAACAGTTCTACAGAACCTGACCACTCTCTGTACAGCCCTGAACCCAGAg GTTGCTGCAGCTTTGGCAGGTAACTTCGGTGACAACATCAATGCTGCGGCCATTACTGCCCTCGGCAGCCAAAGCAGCGGCCTGTCCACCGGTCAGATCAACATGATAAAGCCTGAGGATCTATATGCCGCCCTCTTCACTCTCAGCAGTGTTACAGACTGGAATGAAGGCCAGGCCAGGGCCATCATCCTGTCTCTGATGTCTTCAGGGCTTGTGAAG ATCAACAGCTCGTCAACGTTGTTCATGCTGGGCTCTCTTGTTGTCGGTGTTCCTGCGAAAATCTTCGGCAGCATCAGTGGCTCCCAGCTCCTTACTTCATCCAAAAATCCTTCATTCCTGGGATACATGCTGTCCGCTCCACAGGTCGTCCAGCAGATCTTTGTTACTCAG ATTGTATCAGTGAACAGCAACAGTGACACGATCATACAGAACGTTCCAGATGAAATGGCCACTCAGATCCCTCGTGCTCAGCTGCTGGGCTTCTCAAATAACGGCAGCGTTATCACCACACTCAACCAGAAGACATGGAAACCGCAGCAG gttgAGTTGTTCTTTGAAATAATTGCTGTGGAATCTGCCACCGCAGTGCTGGGAAGTCCAAACAA tttgtcATCCTCTGTGCTGCAAGGGTTCACGTGCACCGGAGTGAGGAATGTTGAAAAGGTGCAGATCAAGAAGCTGATTAAAGCCTGCCGGAGGAAAGGCAGGAAGAAGGTCCCATTGGTCGAGACTCAG CTGACCTGCATGTATAACTACATTAAAAATGACTCAGATGCCACCAGCTTCGACCTCTATCCTCCTGACGTGCTGCTGTACTATGA tTACTCCCTGGTGCCACAGGCCAGCTGCAGGTTCTATTTTCAACAGCTGGCAGAAGCAGACTTCTCCGTCTTCTCCTCCATCCTCAGCTACAAACTGACCGCTCTGTTTGCTAATGCCAGGAGCTGCCTG GGTATAACAAACACGACATTGACTGCAGATACTATATCGGTGTTGGGAAACATGTGCTGCACTCTGGATGGTACCTACATCGAGAACTCTGACCCGTCCATCTTGGAAAAACTCAAGAACTGCCCGGACCTCACCAACGCTCAGGCGGCTGCTGTTGAAGCTCTACTGCAGAGCGGGAAAACACAGTACGG AGCTCCATCAACATGGGACTACCAGACTCTGAAGAACCTCGGGATGTTACCGCTGTACTTGACCTCAACCTTCTACAGTAACTTTGACAAA AAAACAAAGCAGATGTTCTTGGAGTACTTCCTCAAAGTTATCGCGAGCAACGGAGTGGACAGACAGAAGAAGGCGAGAATGATGGAAGAAATAAGAAAGTCCAATAGAAAACAAGTCAAGTCAAAGCGATCTATCG TAAACGGGTGCACGGTTGGAACGATCACCCAGGTGACCATCAGCGATGAGACGTTCCCCTTCAACTATGACGACATAACTCAGTTCAACTGCTGCCTCAGCGCCTCGACTGTGAAGGACAACTTGGCAGCCATCACTATGAAGGTGGACCAGGTGGAATACCTCCAGATTGTTCTCAGCAAGTTGCGAGAG GCTTACGCTGCCAACTCCACTATCCCAGAAGATCAGGTTCAGGTCCTAGGCCCAGCGTCCCGTGTGGCGTCCATTAGTGACATCAACCTGTGGACTATCACTCAGATCGACACACTCTCTGCTTTGATGGACCCATCCAACGGGCCGTGGGACCCAAGTATG GCTAAGGCCATCATCTCTAAGTATCTGAGTAATGAAGGGAACACACTGGGCAGCGCTGAGCTCAACGCCATCGGAGGAGCCAACCTTTGCTCCCTGGACGTTGaagttttgaagaacatttCCCAAGAAAGCCTTAA AGAGGCCGACGCCCTGATGGTGTCCAACTGCACCACGGAGAAAAAGGAAGTACTGTTCACCATCGCCACACAAGCATTTGCCACAATGACCCGCTCAACTGTCCCTGTTTCCTCCTACCAGCTCACACAACCTTTCATCG GGGGTGCATCTCTAGACTATGTCCGAAGTTTGGTGCCCTCCAACATCAACATGGACATGGCTACCTTCACCAGTCTGGATCCAAACGTTGTACTG AACCTGACTGTTAGTGACGTCCAAGGTCTGCTTGGCTCCAACGTGGCTGATTTAAAGTCCTATGAAAACCAAACGCTGGTACAGAACTGGATCACCAGGCAGTCCCAGacagagctcaacacactgGGAGTGGGGCTTGTGGGAGGCAGAGCTGCCTCTACCGCCACCACCATCTCTCCGACAACCACCACCGGCTCCGCAACCATCACCAACTCTCAGACAACCACCACCGGCCTCGCAACCATCACCAACTCTCAGACAACCACCACCGGCTCCGCAACCGCCACTATCTCTCCGACAACCACCACCAGCTCCCCAACCTCCACCAACTCTCAGACAACCACCACCGGCTCCACAACCTCCACCAACTCTCAGACAACCACCACCAGCTCCCCAACCTCCACCAACTCTCAGACAACCACCACCAGCTCCCCAACCATCACCAACTCTCAGACAACCACCACCGGCTCCCCAACCTCCACCAACTCTCAGACAACCACCACCAGCTCCCCAACCTCCACCAACTCTCAGACAACCACTACCGGCTCCCCAACCTCCACCAACTCTCAGACAACCACCACCAGCTCCCCAACCTCCACCAACTCTCAGACAACCACCACCAGCTCCCCAGCCTCCACCAACTCTCAGACAACCACCACCGGCTCCCCAACCTCCACCAACTCTCAGACAACCACCACCAGCTCCCCAACCTCCACCAACTCTCAGACAACCACCACCGGCTCCACAACCATCACCAACTCTCAGACAACCACCACCGGCTCCCCAACCTCCACCAACTTACAGACAACCACCACCGGCTCCGCAACTGCCACCAACTCTCAGACAACCACAACCGGCTCCCCAACCTCCACCAACTCTCAGACAACCACAACCGGCTCCCCAACCTCCACCAACTCTCAGACAACCACAACCGGCTCCCCAACCATCACCAACTCTCCGAACACTGGCTCCCCAACCTTCAGCTCCACTACTAAAACCACCAGTAGCAACACCACCACAG